Genomic window (Alteromonas pelagimontana):
TGCCATTACTCTGCGAGTGGTGATTTCAACCAATCGCGCGTTAACCTGAACACCGCCCCGCATATTGGTCAGGGTGCCGAGCAGGATATAATCGAGCGTGACAGAGTTTGGCAGATCCAGATAGTCTTTCGACAACGCAAAATCACCGTCTGGTGTGACGCGAATAAAGTCGGTCGCTTTTACATCAGTCACCCACTGGCCGACCTTATGCAATTCGTAAATAAAGCTTTCCTGAATTTGGCGGGCGAAAACCGGCGAGTACTGTTGCTGGTCGTCAACAAAACGAAAACTACTGACGGCAACTTTACTGTTTGGATTAACATGTTCAATGGTGCGGATAAGTTCGTTACTTAGCTCTTGCACGTAATGTCCCAATTGCTCGCCTCCCCAGTCAGCCAAAGGACTAGCTGTTAACTGTGGGCGATGAAGGTGTTCTGTGGGAGAAGCGCAGCTTGCCAATAAACCGCTGATAAATATAACTGTGAAATAACGCATCTTATTGCTCATGTTCGCCTAAGTAGCGCCGGCCCGAGCGATATTTACTGTCCCGATAAATTCTGCCGTTATATTCGGTTACCCGGTGGGGTGGGAAAAAGATATCAATCGGCACAAAATCATTGGTGGCAGCGACAAGTTCATCGTCCAGCAAATCTACCATGCGTAAGCTGATAGTGGCGCCGTTTTCCTGATAGCTGATGGTGCCGGATAAAAAATAATCCAGTTGCTTTGACTGCCCTAGATGTTTTAATTCCCGGCTTAACATTTGATCTTCTGTCGAATGAATTATCACATTTGCAGAACGCTTATAATCTACCACTCTCAATCCGCGATTTTGCAGCGCGACCATCAGCGAATCCTGTAATTTCAGCCCCAAAAAAGTTAATGGATGGTGGCGATTCTCTTCTAATCGTAAGGTGTCTATTTGCCCAATGGTCCCTACGGCAATGCGGCCTTTATGAATAGGGCGAGAGCTACTGTGAACCAGGCTATCTGCAATATCTTCTACAACATGCAAAAGTTCTGCGTCGGGAGGGGGAAGTTCTTGCGCATGGGATTGCTTCTGTGAATTAGCGCTACAGCCCGCCAACAATATTCCGAGGCTGAGCATAATAATTTGGATAAAGCGAAGCATCCATATCTCAGTTTTTGCGTGTTAGCGATGTTGTACCGTCTTAAGTGACGCAAGGCTATTAGAAAATCACGCAATTACCCTAAGAATAATTCCTAAAAAGCGATACGCAAAGTGATCAGTGCCTGATTCTAATGCACAATAACCGGTTCCAGAAAAAGGAAGTTAAGGATCTTGCTGTGGCTTATGATGGCCGAGTGCAAACAATCGCTATCAATCTCTTAAAGCATCTGTTTCTGCTGGTTATCAGTGGGTTGGGTTACGCTGCGCTGTTTACCTTTTCAATGCACTGGTATCTGTACGATGAGATCAGCACCTGGTATATGCCGTCAGGCTGGGTACTGGCTTTATTGCTGCTGGTTCGCTACCGGTATTGGATTACAGTAATGTTGGGCGTACCGCTGGCGTATTTTCTTATAAAAATTCTGGTTTATCAGCAGACGGTACCTTTAGCGTTAAGCGGTGTCATGAATGACTTACGCATTTATGGCCTTTATTATCTGCTGCCGCTGTTTATCGTTCATTACTTTACCAAACCTTGGCACAAGCGCGGTTTTATAGATAACCCTAAAGGCATACTGGCGTTTTTTGCGCTAATTCTGGTGAATCAAACTGCTAATGTATTGCAAGTAGGGGAATGGCTGTTAGGGATTACCGAGCGGGTGGATGAGTTTGAAGTACGAATGACACATTTTTTGGGAGGCGCTACAGGTATTTTACTAATTACGCCGTTAATGCTTACCTTGGCGCATGGGTGGAATAGCCGACGACAGCTGGATTGGGAGACGCTATCGGAAGGCACATCGGTGTGGATTATGGCGTCAGCTTGTACCATGGTAATTTATTATTTTTACCCTGAAACCCTGTACATGCTTCGAGCGTTAGCGTTTTTAGCCATTATCTGTATGGCTTATCGATATGGTTGGGCGGGTTCTTTAATTATGACTTGCACAATCAATTACTTTTTAGCCTTTACCGTTTATGGTGAATCTGCGACTGAGCATCTGAAAGATACCCAATTTTATGTATTTGTGTATGGCATGGGCGGGCTACTGCTTGGAGCAGTGGTTAGTCAGCAGCAGCGCCTGAATGTTCAGCTTAAACAAAAAAATAGTGAATTAAATCAAATAGTGGATCGCAACCGTTTGCTGGCAAATAAAGTGGTAAATGTACAGGAGCAGGAGCGTAAAACGCTGTCGCAGGAATTGCATGATGAAGTGGGGCAGAACCTTACCGCTTTGCAAAGTGAACTGAAAGTACTGGAGTATCAGTTTCCGCAAATTCGTGAATCTTCCACCTTGAAGCTGGTGAGGGACGCCACCGCACAGATTTATCAATCGGTATATCATCTGCTGCATTGGCTACGCCCGCGGGTACTGGATGAGTTTGGTCTGCAGAAGACGCTCAGCGGCAAGTACTTTAGTCAGCGCCTGCAGACGCACGGAATCAGCTACCATAGCACCCTTAGCGGTGAACTGGATTCTCTGCCTGAAAACATCAGCATTGCCATTTTTCGTATAGTGCAAGAAGGCGTAAGCAATTGCATTAAACATAGTAAAGCAGACCGCTTCAGCCTTGAGGTGAAGGTGAAAGACGAACATGTGCATCTGACTTTGCAAGACAACGGCCACGGCTTTATACCGCAATCAAAAAATACCCATCATGAAATTGGCGGCTTCGGTTTGGAAGGTATTAAAGATCGCGTAGCCGCATTAAATGGCGAAATTAAAATTAAGGGGAGGCAATCATTTATTCTCACTCTTCGTATCCCGTTAGCTCAACAGGAATTAACAGCGCATGATAAATATTGCACTTATTGATGATCATCTTCTGGTACGGGAAAGCTTTGCTCATCTGCTTAGTACGCAACCGAACTGGCAAGTGGTGGCGCAATGGGGGGGCTACGCTGAGGTCGAGAATTATTGTGGCGACACGGATTTTGATATCGCGTTAGTGGATATCTCTTTGCCTGATCGCAACGGTTTGGACGTAGCACAACTTATTAAAAAAACCTGCTCTCACAGTAAAATTATAATGGTAAGTATGTATGAGCAGTATCACTATATTACGCAAGCTATTGGTATTGGTGCCATGGGTTACGTATCAAAAAGAGCGGCGGCGGATGAAATTATTGAAGCTGTTAAAGCCGTGAGCAAGGGCGAAGTGTATCTTACGCGGGAAATTCTGCAGGTATTACACTTTAATAGTGGCGGCAACGATGCCCGTATCGCCAGCTTGACTACCAGAGAACTGGAAATATTCATTCTGTTGGCAAAAGGGCATAACCCAAAGAAGGTCGCACAATTGACCGACACCATGCCAAAAACCATTCTTACCCACCGCGCCAATATTTATCGTAAGCTTAATGCTGCCAGCCCTTTCGATTTGCTGCGAATCGGCTTGCAAAGCGGCACTATCAGCTTCGAAGAGTTTTTGTAGTATAAGAAAAATTCCTAGAGATAATCAGTCATTTCCTTATTCATTCCTCGCCTCTCCGGCAGATAAAGATGCGTGACATAAAACCAAACAATTGAATCGAACAAGCAGAGGAATCGATGAAAAAATTACTGGGGCTATTTGGCTCGGCGGGGCTACTGCTGATGGCCGGATGCGCTCACCATCCGCATCAATACCATCAATCTGGGCACCATAACCGTACGGGTCATTACAACCAGGTGCGCCATCACCAGCACGACCATACACATAGTTACCATTGCGAGCACGAACACGCTCATAGCCAATCAGGTTATTTAGTACCGAACACCCGCAACATACAGCATTGAAGGAAGGAAAAGTGAAAAGTTTTATTTTAAT
Coding sequences:
- a CDS encoding FlgO family outer membrane protein, which encodes MLRFIQIIMLSLGILLAGCSANSQKQSHAQELPPPDAELLHVVEDIADSLVHSSSRPIHKGRIAVGTIGQIDTLRLEENRHHPLTFLGLKLQDSLMVALQNRGLRVVDYKRSANVIIHSTEDQMLSRELKHLGQSKQLDYFLSGTISYQENGATISLRMVDLLDDELVAATNDFVPIDIFFPPHRVTEYNGRIYRDSKYRSGRRYLGEHEQ
- a CDS encoding response regulator transcription factor, giving the protein MINIALIDDHLLVRESFAHLLSTQPNWQVVAQWGGYAEVENYCGDTDFDIALVDISLPDRNGLDVAQLIKKTCSHSKIIMVSMYEQYHYITQAIGIGAMGYVSKRAAADEIIEAVKAVSKGEVYLTREILQVLHFNSGGNDARIASLTTRELEIFILLAKGHNPKKVAQLTDTMPKTILTHRANIYRKLNAASPFDLLRIGLQSGTISFEEFL
- a CDS encoding FlgO family outer membrane protein, giving the protein MSNKMRYFTVIFISGLLASCASPTEHLHRPQLTASPLADWGGEQLGHYVQELSNELIRTIEHVNPNSKVAVSSFRFVDDQQQYSPVFARQIQESFIYELHKVGQWVTDVKATDFIRVTPDGDFALSKDYLDLPNSVTLDYILLGTLTNMRGGVQVNARLVEITTRRVMAVGETFIPQRVIRDVLPSEQKPIRLVEGES
- a CDS encoding MASE1 domain-containing protein; translated protein: MAYDGRVQTIAINLLKHLFLLVISGLGYAALFTFSMHWYLYDEISTWYMPSGWVLALLLLVRYRYWITVMLGVPLAYFLIKILVYQQTVPLALSGVMNDLRIYGLYYLLPLFIVHYFTKPWHKRGFIDNPKGILAFFALILVNQTANVLQVGEWLLGITERVDEFEVRMTHFLGGATGILLITPLMLTLAHGWNSRRQLDWETLSEGTSVWIMASACTMVIYYFYPETLYMLRALAFLAIICMAYRYGWAGSLIMTCTINYFLAFTVYGESATEHLKDTQFYVFVYGMGGLLLGAVVSQQQRLNVQLKQKNSELNQIVDRNRLLANKVVNVQEQERKTLSQELHDEVGQNLTALQSELKVLEYQFPQIRESSTLKLVRDATAQIYQSVYHLLHWLRPRVLDEFGLQKTLSGKYFSQRLQTHGISYHSTLSGELDSLPENISIAIFRIVQEGVSNCIKHSKADRFSLEVKVKDEHVHLTLQDNGHGFIPQSKNTHHEIGGFGLEGIKDRVAALNGEIKIKGRQSFILTLRIPLAQQELTAHDKYCTY